The genomic stretch TAACAAAGTCAATGTTATACCTGAGTAGCCCATCACACCCATTGCACAAATAATAGCAATAATTTCTACAATGATGCTTCCCAGTGCTACCATTACCTTGCTATCTATTAACCATGTTTTGCAATATCTAACATTCCCCAAAGAAAATATGACATACACGAATATGAGTATATAACTGATTGCTATGGGGATAGCTTCAGCTTGGGATACTCGTTCAATCTCATCTTCTATAGATCGCTCGGCGCCGTACGACACGTCGACAAAGTCTGCTTTCCAATTTGCAGCATAATCGTGCATTAATTCCAAAAATCGCCTTTCCCATTCAAGGACAGGTGCAAGTTCAGATTCCAGAAGGTAATTCGCTATGGGAAAAGTGATTAGCAACGTATCGGCACTCAGTATGTTATCTCCCTCGTATCCACCGAACGATATCTCCGGTTCCGAACCGCCTCCCCACGACGCCAAGCAAtcaaaagagtagaaattattTAAGCAGTTTTGAATTTGATTGAGATATGTAgcgttatttatattatttcgaTTTTGACCGAGGTAAACGGATGCCGACATGAGCACGCATTGATCGAGGTTTCGCTCGCCGCCGCGTTGCCGTAGAGGCGCGTAGCACACTTCCTCGAGTTTCACCCCGCGGTTGTCTCTTCCGATGTTAATGATAGCATCCTCTAACTTTATCAGTTCTTCTATAGCTTCTAGTCTAAACGCCGGTCCATAAGTGACATTGTTAACTACAAATGGGTCCAGGTCCTGTACTTGAACGAAAACTTGAGCAGCTCTGTAAAATGGCCCAAATCTTGAATTGAAATAGTTTAAGTCCACTCGGCTGCGTGAATCTGGGGCGGACCACAGTTCCAAAGGATTGGCCGTCAAGTTCAAGAGAAACACCCCAAATAACATGGCAAATGCCAACCATGACGTAAGCATAATGGTTAGCATAGAGTTATAAGCACAAAATGCgccaatttttgaaaatagccATTGGAATAATAgttgcattttatttaatttcacttgGCTCGGTTTCAGAGTTGGTCGATAAACTCCTTCGTTGCCtgtatttttagcatttttgTATTCTCTTACCGTAAGAATTGTGAATATGATCATAGTTAGTATAAGTAACACAACTCCAACAGAAAAAGCGACGCAGTGAAGTGAAAAGACCGTGCAGACTTCAGGAATGTGTGGCTCGCTACCTGACGGGCAGACGTTTTGGCAGTCGACACAACTGCATGGGAAGTCATCGAAATTTGTTTCGTTGCACGGAGAAGCTCGAGCGTTCATCGAATCCTCTGTAGTTGGCCATCTATGGAAGTTAACTTGTACAGGTGCAATGGGGTTAGCTGAGGTGTCACCAGTGAATCCAAACCAGGCATCTGCATCACAGACAGGGGCGTTCCCGCACATCATGTTGATGGCCGGCATACCCGTCTGAGGGACGAGCACGCCAGCACACGAAGCGTGAGCGTCTATCATAAAGTCATTGAACACTCTGTAGTTAACTTCATTGACGTACGTTACGTCACCCGTAGTCACTGTCTCGACATCTACGAAACGAGCTTGATCTGGCGAACAGTTCATTTCACAAATTTGCCTTACAAAGTTCCGAAGACACGTTGGACACCGCCCTAAAACTCCTTCAGCCATTAAAATGCTTTCTGCCATTCCAGTTAATTGCACTGAATCGCAGCATGTTACAATTTCGATGTCAGGTTTCCTGTTACCATCGTCGTCATAAAGTAGAAACGGGCATCTTCTTTCTAAGACTTGAAGGATGTTATTTTGTTCTTCTGGATCCAGTCCTTCGAGAATGGGCAAGGCTGGTCCATCGTAAGCACAGTTCTTTGAAAATCCCCCAAAGACACCGCACTCTTCTCGCATACGGCATAGCGCTCTTGCGTCGCACCATAAACATAAGAATATAGTTATGAATGACAACAGCTTCATCGTGGCTGTTTTTAGTTCAATCAAATGCGTATCACAAAGCACTCATTATTAAAATGACTATAACTTTTGATTCGAAACCGCACAGGTGCAACGGCGCCTACTAAATAAGGCCCTCATGGAATACCGTCCGAAAGTAATCTACATACATAGTCGATCCGATAACGTTTATCAGACATTAGTGCAGGTggctgataaaataaaaattatcatttattacgacactatataatattaatatgaatcCTGGAAACCTAAAATAATTACAgcacttaagtacctacatattcaCTGCTTACAAGCGCGTCTAGGACAGTCACTTGACGACAATTTATGATTAATTTAAGCAGACTTATTGTACTGTCGGCTATTACCGATTTACCGACAGACTGCATTTCAACTGTAACATACCTGCTAACTACCAGTTGCCCATAAATTTTTCATTGCAGTCGAGAAAACTGCAAGCAAACTGCCCGCTGGACTGCGATTGAAAGGCAGGTGTGCGGTTATGTTGCAGTTATAATCTAATCTGTCTGTAATAGGACTGTAGCGGTAAGAAATTAAGGGTGAGCGTACTtagttaaaaagaaacaaacgcCCCCCTTCCCGTCCCGAGTGCCTCctcttttgaattttgaatcgTGGCGTCAAAAAATCCATGAGATGTTGATCTCATCTTCGTGTGTTGGTACGAAGTAGGAAAACATATTCTaacttaattaagtaaattacatTTGTGTTTTGCATAAAgttcaataaatttatttatgttttggtAGATTGATACTTATTTGTACATGGTTCCATGTCTCTAAGTGAAAATCTGACAGACTAAGACGCCACTCGCCCGGGTTTGAAGTCTTTAACTTATCGTCAATCCTCTCAAGTTTTGCATTTGCAGTCAATTCAATAGGCTCTTTTAACGAGATAGCAAGTCGGCAACTATCTAATTTCCCGTGAAATTAGTTGGACCCCTAGCACGTGCTCAGTGGTTGTATGGCGCGAAATTTGCTCGACCCTAACTATCCGGATTGGATTATGCTCCAATTACTTGTAACCGTGACTGTGTGTCTATTCGTGGGTCTCGTTTGGTACGGTAAGACGGTAAACATTCACTTTCTATCATGTATAAAAATGCAACAATGAAATGATGTATGTGGAGGTAGAGGGTTTCTGCTCTAAACCATACCGGGTGTTTttcctgtaacacgagcaaataattaaaacatagatcgtactcgtcaaactgaacaacattagttcagcgacttttcaaaagaattagttttttatttttattgcgcTTTGAAGTTTATACgtagaagcaatgtaaagcaaaatgtttgatttttctagcgtgacaggcgacgtcagttggctTCTAAGATGGCATACATTGAtggcagtatttaatttgtatgaaaaagggaaaatctaaagactattatttttaaaagtcgctgaactaatgttgttcagtttgagtttacaggccacacccggtatatctaCTTATCTATCATACAATCGTACCACTCTATAAGTAGCTGTTTTGCGCGTGCAGTGCAGTAAcggagtaataaaataaattgtaaatgaactataaacaattactttgctcacctgcgacgtTACGATAACTAcgtttatgcaataaatgtgtgttcacgcaactcttccacctccacactgtaagaacacatacaaaccCAACTGTCACcagcaccacactacactgacacgtttcagACTAAACCGCAGTCATCCACACAATCGTTCACCTAATCTAACGTCAAAGAAATTTGAAATACTAGTGTAAATGGGACATCGGATAAAAAATTAGGATAGTTGAAACAACAACAGCGACTTAGATGATTCGTTTGAAATATAACTGcaccaataaattatttatcgaCAACGGTGGCATCTGTAGTAGAGCAGATAGTAAATTAAAGATATAACCACACCATGACTGAATTAAGGATATCTCCAAGCCAGCTAACGTGaatcataaaattcattttatttcgaACATATCTGGTTGATAAAATCGTGAATAATTCAGGTGTAGTACCCGCACTGCTGTTTCCGCATATTATTGGCTCATGCCGAATGCATGGGCAGTCGGGCCGCGATGTTGGGGCGAAGTCTCAAGGGACCTAAACGAGCCGCACCTGCGAACACAGCGCCTGtacaggagggctactacgaaattcgaaaatcgaagttcgtatcgtatcttCCCTCTCAAtttcgtgttaaataatattagcgtaagcaGGACGGCAAAATACGGAGTTGAAAGATGAATactttatcctactaatattataaatgcgaaagtttgtgagtgagtgatgagtgagtgagtgagtgagtatgttttatactccttcacgctaaaacggctagacggatttttatcccgatattcccacgggatagggataaaatctcgaaataacaaccgctgagcttagagtaagtaatgaaatttgggatggttctttttaattttcagcaattcccacgggaattgtaaaatcccagaaatcAATTAAACCGCTGTATCTCATGATTTACACGAGCAAAGTgatcaatatttaaactaaataacttgcatgcttgctttgcttacattattgcttgcacctttgggagtaggtatgcttgcttgatcttttgtttgcatgcttgcttgcattctggcttgcatgcgtgcttgcttgcatgcctgcttccatgcttgcttgcttctttgaactgaacgaagctgcgggtaaaagctagttgtacataaaacactgggcacgtatttgaacatcgaaaatttaaatatcgatagttaaaacATCGACgaccaaaatatcaaaaatctgAATGTCAAACGATCATAAggtcgaaattcaaaatgtcgaaagtataaattatcgaacggtacaattatcgaatgctaaaatttcgaaaatcctaatatcgacggataaaatatcgaaaattgaaatttcgaaatTCTAAATATCGAAATTAATGAATGTCTATAATACTGTAGGGTACAATAGTCTATTACTGAtacgaaatttaaaatttaacttgttttggccacagttgaacctaacacgcacctcctcgctacgctcgtcgtcgcacatAAACTTTTTGGTTGAATTAATCAGACTTCAGTTTTAAATTCTAGGTATTAAGTAATCTAACCTAAAAAttaggatggattgaaacccatagtatgtaggtgcggtagacgactattgttccactcctgctggctcgtgcggaggcaccgacttcgagctagtaggtacctagaaaaatattttcaagggttttgtagtcggtttcattttgtgttatttttttggaatcggttttacttttttttttaatttctttatatacggaatcttccaggtttaggtatatttcataccttataggctgctatttactcttaaacgactaataattctcaagcaaacgtagccgttatagttttccttgtaagtttgatatacttactaccatcctgaattttttcaaaattttccacccactggtttagattctAACGAaaaacgctcgattttaatgaaaactagcactttaaagttgaatatttcgcaaacaaatcactgaatcgaaaaatcgttttagcaaacctctatttgttttaaaagaactacccaatgataccccacactatagggttggatgagaaaaaaaaatcacccccactttacgtctatgggaggtagagcggacggacggacagacagacagacttggcgaaaatataagggttccgtttttgccattttggctccggaaccctaaaaacgaatcTAAGATACCTTAAAtaaacatacgaagttcgaatgttAGTTTACGATTGCTACAGTAGGCATAATTAGAACAAACATgaacttataataaaatacttaattcaCAAAAACCGACCGGTTAAAATGACCGGTTGTGAGGTGATGTGCAGTGGCCATTTTGGGCATAGACCTATACACATATGGACTggaaatacctacaaaatacgCGTGCATACCTAAACATGTCGCATAAAATGGCACTCAAGGGTTGTGCTATCAGTTTCGaaaccaaaatattttatatcgatATTCGAATTATCAGCAATTTGAGCAGCAATGTTatcaatattttgtgtttttattagaGTTCTGTGAATTTATAGCCGACTACCCTTAACCAACATTTGCCCGATCGCTTGATGCCGTATTTAACTCCActgtttattgtattatttattagttcacccgcggcttcgcacacgtaaactattcgatctggtacggTAGTTACAGTTGAAATtgtgggattttacaaaatcccactgggaattcccaaaatttatatcgcgGTATTCATttaggttgtgttaagaacaactgtccaaaatttcaagaccaaacccagtggttgaaatttcaagattttatccctatcccgtgggaatagcgggaaaaaagtagcctatgtgttattccagacgtccagctacttacttagaatttttttattaggtactctaagcccagcgattgttatttcaagattttatctagGGATAGGTCCCGTGTgaatatagggataaaaagtagcctatgtgttattccagacggccagctacacaccaaatttcatccaattccgtccagccgttttagcgtgaaggagtaacaaacatacacacacacacacacacacatacacacacacgatTGCAACcaaagttaacacgtcatcttgagagccgaggtaTGGTAAGTCACCGTTttggacagcgccctctattctaTACATTATCCCTCAGGAACGCATTACCGGGAATGCTAActgttttatttctatttaaataatttaaaaaaacttcgtGCCAACATTAACACCCGATATGCAAGATTACTGATGACAGGTCGCGTGCAGTTTAGATGGATGGATCTAATCGTCGTCCAGGGAAATCGCTAGCCCTCCGTGATGACTTGTAATTGATACCAATAACAGGGAAAGACTTTCCCACACGGCCACGTATCTGTGGCCCGTAAGAAATAATgtgacgttatttttttttataaaaacttcaaGGATTAATAAGTTTTGAATACAAGCCAAGGACATGCATAttgcataggtacctacctagttaccAAGTTACCCTAAAAAGATCAGTAGAGTTCATAAacctgtgagcaaaaattttatcaaaaatatctaaacacgactttattgttaaACGGCGTAgaagtgtgttcagatatttttaatcaaatttttgatcataagtttatgaactcgaatgCACATACAATTTGTTGAAATTCCACGCATTAAATTTAGTGCTGCCATCTATGATTACGTCAAAAAAACAAGTTGATACCTCACATGGcaaatttttaagttagtttacaGCGTCATCTATAAGGGAGTAGCAGAACGTCGTACACGTCCCTtttagttaatataatattgatGCATCTACTCAACAACAGATGTCACTGTTAAGCTGTTTCATTTAAATGTACGAAAAAAGCACCAAGCAATTCTAGTAAGTAATGTTTAttccatcaaaacataaaatgtgaaatgagagccaagctCAATATTGTGATATATGCTTTGATTGTTAACTAACGACAAAaaaagtgagatctaaatgggtgccaagggccaaggtgccaagttcaatggtcagtcctgaaatttattcataacaatataaaatattttaaaacaaattaaaatatcatttctttttataacttaggataattatattgaagcctaaggtctgacttggctaTT from Choristoneura fumiferana chromosome 7, NRCan_CFum_1, whole genome shotgun sequence encodes the following:
- the LOC141429626 gene encoding NPC intracellular cholesterol transporter 1 homolog 1b-like, with product MKLLSFITIFLCLWCDARALCRMREECGVFGGFSKNCAYDGPALPILEGLDPEEQNNILQVLERRCPFLLYDDDGNRKPDIEIVTCCDSVQLTGMAESILMAEGVLGRCPTCLRNFVRQICEMNCSPDQARFVDVETVTTGDVTYVNEVNYRVFNDFMIDAHASCAGVLVPQTGMPAINMMCGNAPVCDADAWFGFTGDTSANPIAPVQVNFHRWPTTEDSMNARASPCNETNFDDFPCSCVDCQNVCPSGSEPHIPEVCTVFSLHCVAFSVGVVLLILTMIIFTILTVREYKNAKNTGNEGVYRPTLKPSQVKLNKMQLLFQWLFSKIGAFCAYNSMLTIMLTSWLAFAMLFGVFLLNLTANPLELWSAPDSRSRVDLNYFNSRFGPFYRAAQVFVQVQDLDPFVVNNVTYGPAFRLEAIEELIKLEDAIINIGRDNRGVKLEEVCYAPLRQRGGERNLDQCVLMSASVYLGQNRNNINNATYLNQIQNCLNNFYSFDCLASWGGGSEPEISFGGYEGDNILSADTLLITFPIANYLLESELAPVLEWERRFLELMHDYAANWKADFVDVSYGAERSIEDEIERVSQAEAIPIAISYILIFVYVIFSLGNVRYCKTWLIDSKVMVALGSIIVEIIAIICAMGVMGYSGITLTLLAINVIPFFVLSIGIDNVFLMVNTLHSIEGNLKSYDDYNPNMSFEKKRSFVFSKMMSKVGPSMFVSSVTQITCFAIGSLANFPAVVTFSIFACISLGFLFVFQITTIVAILSLDYKRASQNRFDIFCCVQKKILNDDDPLHSDTPHMSLTQKLMEPYAKFLLQRPVKIVVAVAFMVMLVSSVFLIPKIEIGLDQEMSLPQDSYVYKYLQSVNHLLRLGPPVYFVLKDGLNFTSNEHQNVVCGGQLCNDDSLFTQIFLAAQHTEITYIYRSSNSWLDDYFDWTSLYGACCKYNVTDGGFCQSTDNSPECQYCVIERDEVTSGLRLSQDAFNHYLPFFLQDSPSEICSKGGLASYAASVNYLLDSEGRATVHDTNFMAYHAPLATSFDYITAVKYGYEVSENITAAIKKHTGQDVEVFPYSVFYVYFEQYLTMWADTFSSIGYCLIGAMVLNLIASGFNVLTTFAVMCTAIMVVVNMMGVMYIWNIPLNAVSTVNLIVAIGIAVEFCSHIAYAFAISSAPKDERVEDALKSVGATVITGITFTNIPIIVLAFSYTEIIEVFFFRMFFSLVILGFIHGMIFFPVFLSYLNNLRSK